A window of Juglans regia cultivar Chandler chromosome 7, Walnut 2.0, whole genome shotgun sequence contains these coding sequences:
- the LOC108982481 gene encoding pentatricopeptide repeat-containing protein At1g52620-like translates to MATRSVSCEPKTLYSVLHFLHKTHHQRLRPFSSHIPPLSDQPLPHLVNEISRILGDHRNPHDDVELSLDTFSTHMSTNLVEQVLKRCKNLGFSARRFFLWAKTIPGLEHNFENYQILVDILGSSKQFAILWDFLIEIRKARCCEINPKIFWVVFKVYSGANLPEDAIRAFNRMVDFDIKPGVDDLDQLLYVLCKRKHVRQAQQFFDKVKSGLVLNAKTYTILMGGWGDICEPNEARKLFDEMLERGCKVDVSAYNSLLEALCKGGNVDEAYKMFREMDSVLKYWLLPSRTQTAPNSIMSKTLLSRIKPLHRPKPIYFSSSPFPCRPYVKLVQDCVQILKNHEQWEKSLEIHFAESQVLVSDIAHHVLDRIHDVELGLKFFDWASKRPYSCSLDGYAYSSLLRLLARFKVFSEIELVLKSLNLNELKLTPEALSAVIHAYADSGLVDKALEFYFMAGEMHECVPSVYACNSLLDVLVKHRRTEIAFQVYDEMLKNSCVDNYSTCIMVRCLSKEGKANEGKKLIENMWGEDCVPNVVFYNTLIDGYCKRGDIESASRLFKELKLKGFLPTSETYGAMIYGFCKEGNFEVIDRLLVEMKDRGLNINVQVYNNIIDAQNKHHHTVEAVTMMGRMIESGCEPDIITYNTLINGSCRERKVKEAEKLLEQALQRGLKPNKFTYTPLIHGYCRQGEYLRASDLLIKMMEEGEKPDLVSYGALMHGLVVTGQVDAALTMRDNMMERGVLPDAGIYNVLMSGLCRKGRLPDAKRLLAEMLDQNIQPDEFVYTTLVDGLIRNGDIEEAKQLFELAIEKGIDPGVVGYNAMIKGFCKFGMIKDAFSCLSRMRKGHHAPDVFTYTTLIDGYIKQNDLDGALRMFGLMLKQRWKPNVVTYTSLIMGFCSTGDSNRAEKTFREMQSCGLEPNVVTYSILIGRFCKECKLAKAASFFELMLMNKCVPNDVTFHYLVNGFANTPPSLIPKESNELQESSKSIFLDFFGMMMSDGWMQMTATYNSIIVCLCQHGMVKTALQLQDKMISKGFLVDSVSFTALLHGICLEGRSGEWKEIIACNLNEKELQTAVKYSLKLNQYASQGRTSEAPLIVQTLIEDKKSNDPRVEDPKPQ, encoded by the coding sequence ATGGCCACAAGGTCAGTCTCCTGTGAACCAAAAACCCTGTATTCTGTCCTCCACTTTCTTCACAAAACCCATCACCAACGTCTCCGGCCTTTCTCTTCGCACATTCCACCTCTCTCAGACCAACCATTACCACACCTTGTCAACGAGATCTCTCGAATACTCGGTGACCATCGGAATCCTCATGACGACGTAGAACTCTCCCTCGACACATTTTCAACTCATATGTCTACAAACTTGGTGGAGCAGGTCTTGAAGAGGTGCAAGAATCTTGGGTTCTCTGCTCGCAGGTTCTTTCTTTGGGCTAAAACAATTCCGGGCTTAGAGCATAATTTTGAGAACTATCAGATCTTGGTTGATATCCTGGGAAGTAGTAAGCAGTTTGCTATATTATGGGATTTTCTTATAGAAATAAGAAAGGCTCGTTGTTGTGAGATTAATCCAAAAATTTTCTGGGttgtttttaaagtttatagTGGAGCTAATCTTCCGGAAGATGCGATTCGAGCTTTCAATAGAATGGTTGATTTTGATATCAAGCCGGGAGTTGATGATCTTGACCAGCTTTTGTATGTGTTATGCAAAAGGAAGCACGTGAGGCAGGCCCAACAATTTTTTGATAAAGTAAAGAGTGGGTTGGTGCTGAATGCGAAAACTTATACCATTTTGATGGGAGGATGGGGGGATATCTGCGAGCCAAATGAGGCGCGTAAGTTGTTCGATGAAATGCTCGAACGAGGATGTAAGGTGGATGTTTCAGCGTATAATAGTTTGTTGGAGGCTCTATGCAAAGGTGGAAATGTGGATGAAGCGTACAAGATGTTTCGGGAGATGGACAGTGTATTAAAATATTGGCTGCTCCCTAGCAGAACTCAAACAGCCCCCAACTCTATCATGTCTAAAACCCTTCTTTCTCGCATCAAACCCCTTCACAGACCCAAacccatttatttttcttcttctccatttcccTGCAGGCCCTACGTCAAACTAGTTCAAGACTGTGTCCAAATCCTCAAAAACCATGAACAATGGGAGAAGTCCCTTGAAATCCACTTCGCCGAATCCCAAGTCCTTGTTTCGGACATTGCCCATCACGTTTTAGACAGAATACATGATGTAGAACTGGGTTTGAAGTTCTTCGATTGGGCTTCAAAGCGACCGTATAGTTGTTCGCTCGATGGATATGCTTATTCTTCGCTTTTGAGGCTTTTAGCTAGGTTTAAAGTGTTTTCGGAAATTGAATTGGTGTTGAAGAGTTTGAACCTTAATGAACTAAAGCTGACCCCTGAAGCATTAAGTGCTGTAATTCACGCGTATGCGGATTCTGGATTGGTAGATAAGGctcttgaattttattttatggctGGTGAAATGCATGAATGTGTTCCGAGTGTTTATGCATGTAATTCGTTGCTTGATGTTCTTGTGAAGCATCGGAGAACTGAAATCGCATTTCAGGTGTATGATGAAATGCTTAAGAACTCTTGTGTGGATAATTATAGCACTTGTATCATGGTTAGGTGTTTGTCTAAGGAAGGGAAGGCCAACGAAGGTAAGAAGTTGATTGAAAATATGTGGGGGGAGGATTGTGTCCCGAATGTAGTGTTTTACAATACACTCATCGACGGGTATTGCAAGAGAGGTGATATTGAGAGTGCTAGCAGGCTTTTCAAGGAGTTGAAATTGAAGGGATTTTTGCCTACATCGGAGACTTATGGGGCTATGATATATGGGTTTTGCAAAGAAGGGAACTTTGAGGTGATTGATCGACTTTTGGTGGAAATGAAAGATAGGGGTTTGAATATTAATGTTCAggtttataataatataatcgATGCTCAAAATAAGCATCACCATACAGTTGAAGCAGTGACGATGATGGGGAGAATGATTGAGAGTGGTTGTGAGCCGGATATTATAACCTACAATACGCTGATAAATGGTTCATGTAGGGAGAGGAAGGTTAAGGAAGCTGAAAAACTTCTGGAGCAGGCATTGCAAAGGGGATTAAAGCCGAACAAGTTTACTTATACTCCTCTTATACATGGCTATTGCAGACAAGGGGAATACTTAAGGGCCTCAGATTTGCTTATTAAGATGATGGAAGAAGGGGAAAAACCCGATTTGGTGTCTTATGGAGCTCTCATGCATGGACTTGTTGTTACAGGGCAAGTTGATGCTGCATTGACAATGCGAGACAATATGATGGAAAGGGGAGTATTGCCTGATGCTGGTATTTACAATGTTTTGATGAGTGGACTCTGCAGGAAAGGGAGGCTTCCCGATGCAAAGCGGCTACTTGCTGAGATGCTTGACCAAAACATACAACCTGATGAATTCGTTTATACCACTTTGGTGGATGGATTAATCCGAAATGGTGACATTGAGGAAGCAAAGCAACTATTTGAGCTCGCCATTGAAAAAGGAATAGACCCTGGTGTTGTGGGGTACAATGCCATGATAAAAGGCTTCTGCAAATTTGGAATGATAAAGGATGCATTCTCATGCCTCAGTAGAATGAGGAAAGGGCATCATGCTCCAGATGTCTTTACTTATACCACACTTATTGACGGATACATAAAGCAGAATGACTTGGATGGTGCACTGAGGATGTTTGGGCTGATGCTGAAACAGAGATGGAAGCCAAATGTGGTCACATACACCTCCCTCATTATGGGGTTTTGCAGTACCGGAGATTCCAATAGAGCTGAAAAAACTTTTAGAGAGATGCAATCTTGTGGTTTGGAACCTAATGTTGTCACATACAGCATACTTATTGGAAGGTTTTGCAAGGAGTGTAAACTTGCAAAAGCAGCCTCCTTTTTTGAACTGATGTTGATGAACAAGTGCGTTCCCAATGACGTTACGTTTCATTATCTTGTAAATGGGTTTGCAAATACTCCACCCAGTTTAATTCCCAAGGAAAGCAATGAGCTTCAGGAGAGTAGTAAGTCTATATTTCTAGACTTTTTCGGAATGATGATGTCTGATGGATGGATGCAAATGACTGCCACATATAATTCTATTATCGTTTGCCTTTGCCAACATGGAATGGTTAAAACTGCTTTACAGTTACAAGATAAGATGATCAGTAAGGGCTTCCTTGTAGATTCTGTTTCTTTTACTGCCCTGCTGCATGGAATTTGCTTGGAAGGAAGATCAGGGGAATGGAAGGAGATTATCGCCTGCAATTTGAACGAAAAGGAGCTCCAAACCGCTGTCAAATACTCACTTAAATTAAACCAATACGCAAGTCAAGGAAGGACGTCTGAGGCTCCACTTATTGTACAGACATTGATTGAAGACAAGAAGTCTAATGATCCACGAGTGGAAGATCCAAAGCCTCAGTGA